A genome region from Planifilum fimeticola includes the following:
- a CDS encoding arginine--tRNA ligase, with protein sequence MGYMSGEIEKRVAALLSEEGYAWPEPRNVTVEQPSRMEHGDLATNAAMKLAPVLRRSPISIAEALKPHLESIPLVDRVEVAPPGFLNFFLDWNEWAAFSEKDDSSHDRFQKKVVVEHTSINPNKAAHIGHLRNSCIGDTLARMLKRIGYRVEVHNYIDDLGNQVADTVAGLLDISLQEDYDRFGDYCWDIYTRVHRSTDDEQLKRRRAEILHALEEGNNNIAWIGTLVAEKIVHEHLEDMARFGIGYDLLVWESDILREGFWAAAFEKLKQSPLFRKETEGPLAGCWVLKQPDAGEKGAEELNPDKVLVRSNGVLTYTAKDIAYHLWKFGLLDKDFRYRPFAGDLWTSSRTGESRPFGKANRVLNVIDRRQEYPQRMVKVALETLGFEEEAANLHHVSYGVVSLSPATAAQLGIDTTDGKPAYPMSGRQGIGIKINELLDRMEAAVEAVRPQKEGIPSREIAAAAIRYYLLRFNLGKEIVFDIDQAVDLQGNSGIYLMYQHARASAILREGEAFLKDGAYRSRRDRAPAVPEHLSPSERALLRHLALWPDTLETATEELNPTSVTAYTYELASLFSSFYNACPVLRAPDPLRSFRLWLTARTRSTLADALHVIGLPAPERM encoded by the coding sequence ATGGGATACATGTCCGGGGAAATCGAGAAGAGGGTAGCCGCGCTGCTTTCCGAGGAAGGTTACGCATGGCCGGAGCCCCGGAACGTGACCGTCGAACAACCGTCCCGGATGGAGCACGGAGACTTGGCCACCAATGCGGCGATGAAGCTCGCACCGGTCCTGCGCCGTTCCCCCATTTCCATCGCCGAAGCGCTGAAGCCGCATCTGGAATCGATTCCCCTCGTCGACCGGGTCGAAGTGGCCCCGCCCGGATTTTTGAACTTTTTTCTGGATTGGAACGAGTGGGCCGCTTTCTCCGAAAAGGATGATTCCTCCCACGACCGCTTCCAAAAGAAGGTCGTCGTGGAACACACATCGATCAACCCCAACAAGGCGGCCCACATCGGCCATCTGCGCAATTCCTGCATCGGGGACACCCTGGCCCGGATGCTGAAGCGGATCGGATACCGGGTCGAGGTGCACAACTACATCGATGATCTGGGCAACCAGGTGGCGGACACGGTGGCCGGCCTCCTGGACATTTCCCTCCAGGAGGATTACGACCGATTCGGGGACTACTGCTGGGATATCTACACCCGCGTTCACCGGTCGACCGATGATGAGCAGTTGAAAAGGCGACGCGCCGAGATCCTGCACGCTTTGGAGGAAGGGAACAACAACATCGCCTGGATCGGCACCCTCGTGGCGGAGAAGATCGTCCACGAACATTTGGAGGACATGGCCCGCTTCGGCATCGGTTACGACCTGCTGGTCTGGGAAAGCGACATCCTCCGGGAGGGATTCTGGGCGGCCGCCTTTGAAAAATTGAAGCAATCCCCCCTCTTTCGCAAGGAAACGGAGGGACCGCTCGCCGGCTGCTGGGTTCTGAAGCAGCCCGACGCGGGCGAAAAAGGGGCGGAGGAGCTGAATCCGGACAAGGTGCTTGTCCGTTCCAACGGGGTGCTCACCTACACCGCCAAGGACATTGCCTACCACCTGTGGAAATTCGGCCTGCTGGACAAGGATTTCCGCTACCGTCCCTTCGCCGGCGATCTGTGGACCTCCTCCCGGACGGGAGAAAGCCGTCCGTTCGGGAAGGCAAACCGGGTGCTCAACGTCATCGACCGCCGCCAGGAATACCCGCAGCGCATGGTGAAAGTCGCTCTGGAAACCCTGGGATTTGAAGAGGAAGCGGCCAACCTGCACCATGTCAGCTACGGCGTGGTCTCCCTGAGCCCCGCCACCGCCGCGCAATTGGGAATCGACACCACCGACGGCAAGCCGGCGTATCCCATGTCCGGACGGCAGGGAATCGGCATCAAGATCAACGAGCTGCTCGATCGGATGGAAGCGGCGGTGGAAGCCGTACGCCCGCAAAAAGAGGGAATCCCCAGCCGGGAGATCGCTGCGGCGGCCATCCGCTATTATCTCCTCCGCTTCAACCTGGGAAAGGAAATCGTGTTCGACATCGACCAGGCCGTCGATCTCCAGGGGAATTCCGGCATCTACCTGATGTACCAGCACGCCCGGGCATCCGCCATCCTCCGGGAGGGGGAAGCCTTTCTGAAGGACGGCGCCTATCGCTCCCGCCGCGACCGGGCACCGGCGGTTCCGGAACATCTCTCACCGTCGGAACGGGCCCTGTTGCGCCACCTCGCCCTCTGGCCCGACACGCTGGAAACCGCGACGGAGGAGCTCAACCCCACGTCGGTCACCGCCTACACCTACGAACTGGCCTCCCTCTTCAGCAGCTTTTACAACGCCTGTCCCGTCCTGAGGGCCCCCGATCCCCTTCGTTCCTTCCGCCTCTGGCTGACGGCCCGGACCCGCTCCACACTGGCCGACGCCCTCCATGTGATCGGCCTTCCGGCACCGGAACGGATGTAA
- a CDS encoding FMN-binding glutamate synthase family protein, whose translation MISWLMHRMTNVVMDAIVNRVLQDPYTENLFSFLTIAQKLTPRAIVEAGMRAESGKPLERPLGSPVVLSPWEKLLFNPVHLYRLPTPDGVQIATEVTIGPRARRPLSLEIPVLISGMSYGGALGLKAKLALARGASLAGTATNSGEAPLIEEERKEARFFIGQYNRGGWMNTPEQLQQLDAIEIQLGQGAQAAAPMGTRSWQIDETFRKRFNLAKGEDARIHTRLPGMNRVEDFPPLVRELRERYGVPVGLKTCATHYLEHEIDVALEGEIDYIVVDGAEAGTHGGPTILQDDVGLPTLHALARTVRHLERRGVKRDVSVIAAGGLTTPGHFLKAMALGADAVYIGSIALVAMLQTQMNIASPFEPPVQTALYHGKFKEDIDVEKGAEHLAKFLKSCVEEMRMVAYALGKTDLNQIDRSDLVCVDRELARLLGVDYAGLPREEQHLAWTEEKNPWDFAGPIPGEPRSEREPDAPPPVH comes from the coding sequence ATGATCTCGTGGCTCATGCATCGGATGACCAATGTGGTGATGGACGCGATCGTCAACCGGGTGTTGCAGGACCCCTATACCGAGAATCTGTTTTCCTTCCTCACCATTGCCCAGAAGCTGACGCCGCGGGCCATCGTGGAAGCGGGGATGCGGGCGGAATCGGGGAAGCCCCTGGAGCGTCCCCTGGGCAGTCCGGTGGTTTTGTCGCCCTGGGAGAAGCTGCTGTTCAACCCGGTCCACCTGTACCGGCTTCCCACCCCCGACGGAGTGCAGATCGCGACGGAGGTGACGATCGGCCCGAGGGCCCGGCGGCCGTTGTCGCTGGAGATCCCGGTGTTGATTTCCGGGATGTCCTACGGCGGCGCCCTCGGGTTGAAGGCGAAGCTCGCCCTGGCCCGGGGCGCGTCCCTGGCCGGAACGGCCACCAACTCCGGGGAGGCGCCATTGATCGAGGAAGAGCGGAAGGAAGCACGGTTCTTCATCGGCCAGTACAACCGGGGCGGATGGATGAACACGCCCGAGCAGCTGCAGCAACTGGATGCCATTGAAATTCAATTGGGTCAGGGGGCTCAGGCGGCGGCGCCGATGGGCACCCGTTCCTGGCAGATTGATGAGACCTTCCGGAAACGGTTCAACCTGGCCAAGGGGGAGGATGCCCGGATCCACACCCGCCTGCCGGGGATGAACCGGGTGGAGGACTTCCCGCCGCTGGTGCGGGAGCTTCGGGAGCGTTACGGCGTGCCGGTGGGGCTGAAGACCTGTGCCACCCATTATCTGGAGCACGAAATTGATGTGGCGCTGGAGGGGGAAATCGACTATATCGTCGTGGACGGTGCGGAAGCGGGAACCCACGGGGGGCCGACGATTCTTCAGGATGATGTGGGTTTGCCCACCCTCCACGCCTTGGCCCGGACCGTCCGACACCTGGAGAGGAGGGGTGTGAAGCGGGACGTGTCGGTGATCGCCGCCGGCGGATTGACGACGCCGGGCCATTTTCTCAAGGCGATGGCCCTGGGGGCGGATGCCGTCTATATCGGTTCGATCGCCCTGGTGGCGATGCTCCAAACCCAGATGAACATCGCCTCCCCCTTTGAACCGCCGGTTCAGACGGCTTTGTACCACGGGAAGTTCAAAGAGGACATCGATGTGGAAAAAGGGGCGGAGCACCTGGCCAAATTCCTCAAATCCTGCGTCGAGGAGATGAGGATGGTGGCATACGCCCTGGGCAAGACGGATCTTAATCAGATCGACCGAAGCGACCTGGTCTGCGTCGATCGGGAGCTGGCCCGCCTTCTGGGCGTCGATTATGCGGGGCTGCCCCGGGAGGAACAACATCTGGCCTGGACGGAAGAGAAGAATCCTTGGGATTTTGCCGGACCCATCCCGGGAGAGCCCCGGTCGGAGAGGGAGCCCGACGCTCCGCCGCCGGTCCATTGA
- a CDS encoding spore coat protein, whose protein sequence is MELLEREMAQDMLLMEKQLTQSYTMAETECANEALRETLHRLHEDTESMHARLFHAMHQRGWYQTPVAGQQAIETAILSWEQKELRGEERENRR, encoded by the coding sequence ATGGAACTGTTGGAGCGGGAAATGGCTCAGGACATGTTGCTGATGGAAAAGCAGCTGACACAATCCTACACCATGGCGGAGACGGAGTGCGCCAACGAGGCTTTGCGGGAAACGTTGCACCGGCTTCACGAGGATACGGAATCGATGCATGCCCGGTTGTTCCATGCGATGCACCAGCGGGGATGGTATCAGACCCCGGTTGCCGGACAGCAGGCGATTGAAACGGCCATTCTCTCCTGGGAGCAGAAGGAGCTGAGGGGAGAAGAACGGGAAAACCGGCGATGA
- a CDS encoding DUF2383 domain-containing protein yields MEQLTQMELLRVQELLKVEELASRKYERYAEQCKDDEMKRIFREASDLHRQHVDALVQEMRRHSGRADMSH; encoded by the coding sequence TTGGAGCAGCTGACCCAGATGGAGCTTCTTCGGGTGCAGGAACTGCTCAAGGTGGAAGAGCTGGCTTCCCGAAAGTACGAGCGGTACGCCGAACAGTGCAAGGATGACGAGATGAAGCGGATTTTCCGGGAAGCGTCCGACCTGCACCGGCAGCACGTGGACGCGTTGGTTCAGGAAATGCGCCGCCACAGCGGGCGAGCGGACATGTCCCATTGA
- a CDS encoding RsfA family transcriptional regulator, translated as MKGRSWTKKEDQILAETVLRHIREGSTQLEAFEEVARKLGRTPGACGFRWNAVVRRKEEENFLKAKKQRLAKHLKNRRPDTVDSLKQLIQMLRRHEKEFHALVNHVNELEKQLEEKEREYKRLAEENRRLTEQLDTVDRLRELLTERYSELFQLLRSVRPSKDSEGDAVVHTISSAAESSEEKTDADTGEEKRT; from the coding sequence TTGAAAGGGCGCAGTTGGACAAAGAAAGAGGATCAGATACTGGCGGAGACCGTTTTGCGCCACATTCGCGAGGGAAGCACCCAGCTGGAAGCCTTCGAAGAAGTGGCCCGCAAATTGGGAAGAACGCCCGGAGCGTGCGGATTCCGGTGGAACGCCGTGGTCCGGCGCAAGGAAGAGGAAAATTTCCTCAAGGCGAAAAAACAGCGGCTCGCCAAACATCTCAAAAACAGACGACCGGACACGGTCGATTCCCTCAAACAGCTGATTCAAATGCTCCGACGGCACGAAAAAGAGTTCCATGCCTTGGTGAATCACGTCAATGAATTGGAGAAGCAGTTGGAAGAGAAGGAGAGGGAGTATAAGCGGCTTGCCGAGGAGAATCGACGGCTGACCGAACAGTTGGATACCGTCGACCGGCTTAGGGAACTTTTGACGGAGCGGTATTCCGAATTGTTCCAATTGCTGCGAAGCGTCCGTCCTTCCAAGGATTCCGAGGGCGATGCCGTGGTGCACACGATTTCCTCCGCCGCGGAATCCTCGGAGGAAAAGACGGATGCGGACACGGGGGAAGAAAAACGAACATAA
- the nagA gene encoding N-acetylglucosamine-6-phosphate deacetylase, with protein MGENDYFVLRGSVVLADGILEEGMVVIRGERIAYVGPPLSRFTDPRREFAVSGFIWPGLIDLHVHGAGGADVMDATPKSLATISRTLARHGVTGFLATTVTMPKSRLEQVFNNVAEMASSLEGARVLGIHLEGPWICPSHRGAQNPEYIVEPDPEEAMWALKNSRGMLRVVTMAPERPKGMETVRLLSSKGVIVSIGHTGATYEQALSAIDAGASQVTHCFNGMTGLHHRSPGVAGAVLTEDRLFAELIADGFHVHPAVVKLLAKLKGESDKLILISDGIRAVGMPDGEYELGGLPVFAREGKAVLADGSLAGSLLTLDQAVRNMVKFTGMPLWKAVRMASLVPARRLGLDGDLGSLETGKRADLVVTDESCHVRQVWIRGKRVFDRETFYE; from the coding sequence ATGGGGGAAAACGATTATTTCGTGCTGCGAGGATCCGTCGTCCTGGCCGACGGAATTCTGGAAGAGGGAATGGTGGTGATTCGGGGGGAACGGATTGCGTACGTGGGGCCGCCGCTTTCCCGCTTCACGGATCCCCGGAGGGAATTTGCCGTCTCCGGATTTATCTGGCCCGGACTGATTGATCTTCATGTGCACGGAGCCGGGGGAGCGGACGTGATGGACGCCACTCCGAAATCCCTGGCGACGATATCCCGAACGCTGGCTCGGCACGGCGTGACCGGATTTTTGGCGACGACGGTGACCATGCCGAAATCCCGGCTCGAGCAAGTATTCAATAACGTGGCGGAGATGGCTTCCTCCCTGGAGGGGGCCAGGGTGTTGGGGATCCATCTGGAGGGGCCCTGGATTTGTCCCAGCCATCGGGGGGCGCAAAACCCCGAGTACATCGTCGAACCCGATCCGGAGGAGGCGATGTGGGCGCTGAAAAACTCCAGGGGGATGCTGCGCGTCGTAACGATGGCTCCTGAACGCCCGAAGGGAATGGAGACGGTCCGCCTCCTCTCGTCCAAGGGAGTGATTGTATCCATCGGCCACACCGGGGCGACCTACGAACAGGCCCTGTCTGCGATCGACGCGGGCGCCTCCCAGGTGACCCACTGCTTCAACGGAATGACCGGCCTGCATCATCGAAGTCCCGGAGTGGCCGGAGCCGTTCTGACGGAGGATCGTCTTTTTGCGGAACTGATCGCCGACGGTTTTCACGTCCACCCGGCAGTGGTCAAGCTGCTGGCCAAATTGAAGGGGGAGAGCGACAAGCTGATTCTCATCTCCGACGGCATCCGGGCCGTCGGGATGCCGGACGGGGAATATGAATTGGGTGGCCTTCCGGTGTTTGCCCGGGAGGGGAAGGCGGTTTTGGCCGACGGCAGTCTCGCCGGCAGTCTGCTCACCCTGGACCAGGCCGTTCGGAACATGGTGAAATTTACCGGCATGCCGCTTTGGAAGGCAGTACGGATGGCATCCCTCGTCCCTGCCCGTCGCCTGGGACTGGACGGGGATCTGGGAAGCCTGGAGACGGGAAAACGCGCCGACCTCGTGGTGACAGACGAATCATGTCATGTCCGGCAGGTGTGGATCCGCGGAAAGCGCGTTTTTGACCGGGAGACCTTCTACGAATGA
- a CDS encoding tetratricopeptide repeat protein, producing the protein MSGSGMTLQHELKFYPSDKPLTENDYRREKERILRKVSSDPNPDHYLELAQLEYRKGLYEESKKAVEEALRGRPDFPEGELLLSKILEKMDRAEEAEQAFLKLMERHPAYSCAYREYARFLLEKKEQVQRAECLLLRGLELNPQDGLAHALLAEIYAQTGRERQAVLHLRIASRRDGDTYLHQSCGKVFFQMGKYSEAAEQFRLALMADPRNKAARSQLKLVLKLQRKGILSLAKIPWLRKSDPVEER; encoded by the coding sequence ATGTCCGGATCCGGGATGACACTCCAGCACGAATTAAAATTTTATCCGTCGGACAAGCCTTTGACGGAGAACGATTATCGGCGGGAGAAGGAGCGGATTTTGCGGAAGGTTTCATCGGACCCGAACCCAGACCACTATCTGGAGCTGGCCCAGTTGGAATATCGCAAGGGCTTGTATGAGGAATCCAAGAAAGCTGTGGAGGAAGCGCTTCGGGGACGCCCGGATTTCCCGGAGGGCGAGCTGCTCTTGTCGAAAATTCTGGAAAAGATGGACCGGGCGGAAGAAGCGGAACAAGCCTTTCTCAAACTGATGGAGCGGCATCCCGCCTACAGTTGTGCCTACCGGGAATATGCCCGGTTTCTTCTGGAGAAGAAAGAGCAGGTCCAACGCGCGGAGTGCCTTTTATTGCGCGGGTTGGAACTGAATCCGCAGGACGGTCTGGCCCATGCGCTTTTGGCTGAGATTTATGCGCAAACCGGACGCGAAAGGCAAGCCGTGCTTCATCTGCGCATCGCTTCCCGCCGTGACGGAGACACTTATTTGCACCAGAGCTGCGGCAAGGTATTCTTTCAGATGGGAAAATACAGCGAGGCGGCGGAGCAATTCCGCCTCGCCCTGATGGCTGATCCCCGGAACAAGGCAGCACGCAGCCAATTGAAATTGGTTTTGAAATTGCAAAGAAAAGGAATTCTCTCTTTGGCAAAGATTCCATGGCTGAGAAAAAGCGATCCCGTGGAGGAAAGGTAA
- a CDS encoding DUF3907 family protein: MPAEQTKQLCRMAKDQLKEAIRLLEDFLNYTHIPRLMEETPEKEGMEEYYREYLSDLRVLLVSCQLAYEKVSLVLRRATFKREFAEKVLSEIVHGCIYNFYYPRNEVYEEDGRYCYTQQDAIKFRRRPAESLRKLTIDLSRIFETLRDELDYYETDYITRIRMLKTD, translated from the coding sequence ATGCCCGCCGAGCAGACCAAACAATTGTGCAGGATGGCGAAGGATCAGTTGAAAGAAGCCATTCGCCTGCTGGAAGATTTTTTGAATTATACCCACATACCCCGGTTGATGGAGGAAACTCCGGAAAAAGAGGGGATGGAGGAGTATTACCGGGAGTATCTGTCAGATCTTCGGGTATTGTTGGTATCTTGCCAGTTGGCTTACGAGAAGGTCAGTTTGGTGTTGCGTCGCGCCACCTTTAAACGGGAGTTTGCGGAGAAGGTATTGAGTGAAATCGTCCACGGCTGCATCTACAACTTCTATTACCCGCGCAACGAGGTATACGAAGAGGACGGCCGCTATTGCTACACCCAACAGGATGCGATCAAATTCCGCCGCCGGCCGGCCGAATCCCTGCGCAAACTGACGATCGATCTGTCCCGCATTTTTGAAACCCTGCGCGACGAATTGGATTATTACGAAACCGACTATATCACCCGGATACGGATGTTGAAGACCGATTGA
- a CDS encoding glycerate kinase has product MRVLIAPDSFKGSMSSMEAGARMAAGLRAALSSVEVEQVLLADGGEGTVDALIRACGGKKVFLRVTGPLGDPVEAAYGLLADGRVVLEVAAASGLPLVPTGKRDPWRATSRGTGELLRDALKHNPPEIVIGLGGSATVDGGIGLLQALGVRLLDREGRDVPPGGQALGLVERIDASGIDPRIFHTRIVVACDVDNPLTGPEGAVPVFAPQKGAGPQMLPRLAAGMEHYARLLDAAAKPVSNLPGGGAAGGVGAALVAFCGAELVPGFPLIARVMGLEEKIANSDLVLTGEGRMDGQSLHGKAPVGLARMAKRHRVPVIAFAGAVGEGAERLQREGMAAVLPIVDGPMPLEEAMKRGGELLERSVCRFFRGAVAISRLPIRSSAQRKHDP; this is encoded by the coding sequence TTGCGCGTTTTGATCGCTCCCGATTCGTTCAAGGGAAGCATGAGCAGTATGGAGGCGGGGGCCCGGATGGCCGCCGGTCTGCGCGCAGCCCTTTCCTCCGTGGAGGTGGAGCAGGTTCTTCTGGCCGACGGCGGGGAGGGTACGGTGGACGCCCTGATCCGGGCCTGCGGAGGGAAGAAGGTGTTTCTCCGGGTGACGGGTCCCTTGGGGGATCCGGTGGAGGCGGCCTACGGTTTGCTCGCCGACGGCCGGGTCGTGCTGGAGGTGGCGGCGGCGTCGGGTCTGCCGCTGGTTCCGACAGGGAAGCGGGACCCGTGGCGGGCGACCTCCCGGGGAACGGGGGAACTGCTGCGCGACGCCTTGAAGCACAACCCTCCGGAGATCGTGATCGGACTGGGAGGCAGTGCCACGGTAGACGGGGGGATCGGCCTTTTGCAGGCGCTCGGGGTGCGCCTCCTCGACCGGGAGGGGCGGGACGTTCCCCCGGGGGGACAGGCGCTCGGTCTGGTGGAGCGGATCGACGCGTCCGGGATCGACCCCCGGATTTTTCACACGCGGATCGTCGTCGCCTGCGATGTGGACAATCCGCTCACGGGACCCGAAGGGGCGGTTCCCGTCTTCGCCCCGCAAAAGGGAGCCGGTCCACAGATGCTCCCCCGGCTGGCGGCGGGGATGGAGCATTATGCCCGCCTGCTGGATGCCGCCGCAAAACCGGTCTCCAACCTTCCCGGAGGAGGAGCTGCCGGGGGCGTGGGTGCGGCCCTCGTCGCCTTCTGCGGCGCGGAGCTCGTTCCCGGCTTTCCCTTGATCGCCCGGGTGATGGGCCTCGAGGAGAAAATCGCCAATAGCGATCTCGTATTGACGGGTGAAGGACGCATGGACGGCCAGTCTCTCCACGGGAAGGCGCCGGTGGGATTGGCGCGGATGGCCAAGCGGCACAGAGTGCCCGTTATCGCCTTTGCCGGGGCCGTCGGCGAGGGTGCGGAACGGCTTCAAAGGGAGGGAATGGCGGCGGTGTTGCCCATCGTCGACGGTCCGATGCCTTTGGAGGAAGCCATGAAGCGGGGCGGGGAACTGCTGGAGCGGTCCGTCTGCCGCTTTTTCCGGGGAGCGGTCGCCATCAGCCGGCTGCCGATCCGGTCCTCTGCGCAAAGAAAACATGACCCGTGA
- a CDS encoding CoA-binding protein, giving the protein MARVENPSREEIKRILETKRRIAVVGLSDNPERTSYQVSKAMQEAGYEIIPVNPRIKEALGVKAVGSLKEIEGHVDIVNVFRRSEFLPEIAREAVEIGADVLWAQLGVVNEEAYEYAKSHGMTVIMDRCIKVEHAILIGKR; this is encoded by the coding sequence ATGGCAAGGGTGGAAAACCCGAGTCGTGAAGAAATCAAGCGGATTTTGGAAACGAAGCGGCGGATCGCCGTCGTCGGTCTGTCGGACAATCCGGAGCGCACCTCCTATCAGGTGTCCAAAGCCATGCAGGAGGCGGGATATGAGATCATTCCGGTCAACCCGCGGATCAAAGAAGCCCTGGGCGTCAAAGCCGTCGGTTCCCTGAAGGAAATCGAAGGCCACGTGGATATCGTCAACGTTTTTCGGAGGAGCGAGTTTCTTCCGGAAATCGCCCGCGAGGCGGTGGAGATCGGTGCCGATGTGCTGTGGGCCCAGCTGGGGGTTGTCAACGAGGAGGCGTACGAATACGCGAAATCCCACGGCATGACGGTGATCATGGATCGCTGTATCAAGGTGGAACACGCCATTTTGATCGGCAAGCGGTGA
- a CDS encoding PrkA family serine protein kinase: protein MAFLDKLSIYQRQEASLKWEGTFRDYLEMVKERPHIAQHAHARIYRMIRDAGVEESGDRRIYKFFSEELFGLEDTIRTLVEEYFQPSAERLDVRKRLLLLMGPVSGGKSTIVSLLKRGLEKYTRTDAGAVYGIKGCPMHEEPLHLIPEELRTEFSEEYGVQIEGTLCPVCRHRLDTEWEGDIGQVPVERVLFSEERRVGIGTFAPSDPKSQDISELTGSIDFSTIATYGSESDPRAYRFDGELNIANRGMMEFQEMLKCDEKFLWNLLSLTQEGNFKAGRFALISADELVIAHTNEAEYRHFISNKKNEALHSRIIVIKVPYNLRVSQEERIYRKMIRQSNLNRVHIAPHALWTAAVFSVLTRLKDSKQPNMDRLKKMRLYDGQEVEGVSAKQVEELKKEFPDEGMSGIDPRYVMNRISSALIEGGKNCINALDILRSLKSGLDQHPSITPEEKEQALNLISVARAEYDEVAKNEVQKAFVYSFEESARTLLNNYLDNVEAYCGGHRLKDPLTGETLDPDEKLMRSIEEQIGITENGKRAFREEILIRISYYARKGKTFDYTSHPRLKEAIEKKLFSDLKDVVKITTSSKTPDETQLKRVNEVVSRLIDHHGYCAVCANDLLTYVGSLLNR from the coding sequence ATGGCGTTTTTGGACAAACTGAGCATTTATCAGCGGCAGGAGGCGTCGCTGAAATGGGAGGGCACGTTCCGGGACTATCTGGAGATGGTCAAAGAGCGGCCCCACATCGCCCAGCACGCCCACGCCCGCATCTATCGGATGATCCGGGACGCCGGGGTGGAGGAATCCGGTGATCGTCGAATCTACAAATTTTTCAGCGAAGAACTGTTCGGTTTGGAAGATACCATCCGAACCCTGGTGGAAGAATACTTTCAACCTTCGGCGGAACGGTTGGACGTCCGCAAGCGCCTGCTGCTCCTGATGGGCCCCGTCAGCGGAGGAAAGTCCACGATCGTTTCCCTGCTGAAGCGAGGATTGGAGAAGTATACCCGCACCGATGCCGGCGCCGTTTACGGAATCAAAGGATGCCCCATGCACGAGGAACCCCTTCACCTGATTCCGGAAGAGCTTCGGACTGAATTTTCCGAAGAGTACGGCGTCCAGATCGAGGGCACCCTGTGTCCGGTTTGCCGCCATCGCCTGGATACCGAGTGGGAAGGGGACATCGGGCAAGTTCCGGTGGAGCGCGTCCTGTTTTCCGAAGAGCGGCGGGTGGGCATCGGCACCTTCGCCCCCTCCGACCCCAAATCCCAAGACATCTCCGAATTGACCGGAAGCATCGATTTCTCCACGATCGCCACCTACGGATCGGAATCGGACCCCCGGGCTTACCGCTTTGACGGCGAACTGAACATCGCCAACCGGGGAATGATGGAATTCCAGGAAATGCTCAAGTGTGATGAAAAGTTCCTGTGGAACCTGCTTTCCCTCACCCAGGAGGGCAATTTCAAGGCCGGCCGCTTCGCCCTGATCTCCGCGGACGAGCTGGTGATCGCCCACACGAACGAGGCGGAATATCGCCATTTCATCAGCAACAAGAAAAACGAGGCCCTCCATTCCCGGATCATCGTCATCAAGGTTCCCTACAACCTGCGGGTGAGCCAGGAGGAGCGGATCTACCGCAAGATGATCCGTCAAAGCAATCTGAACCGAGTGCACATCGCCCCCCACGCCCTCTGGACGGCGGCCGTCTTCTCCGTCCTGACCCGGCTGAAGGATTCCAAACAGCCCAACATGGATCGCCTGAAAAAAATGCGCCTGTACGACGGACAGGAGGTGGAAGGCGTCTCCGCCAAACAGGTGGAGGAATTGAAGAAGGAATTCCCTGACGAGGGGATGTCGGGGATCGACCCCCGCTATGTGATGAACCGAATCTCCAGCGCCCTGATCGAGGGCGGGAAAAACTGCATCAACGCCCTGGATATCCTCCGTTCCCTCAAAAGCGGCCTGGACCAGCATCCGTCCATCACCCCGGAAGAGAAAGAGCAGGCCCTCAACCTGATCTCCGTCGCCCGGGCCGAATACGACGAGGTGGCCAAGAACGAAGTCCAGAAGGCCTTTGTCTACTCCTTCGAGGAATCGGCGCGCACGCTTCTCAACAATTACCTGGACAACGTGGAGGCCTACTGCGGCGGCCACCGGTTGAAGGATCCCCTCACCGGCGAAACGCTCGATCCCGACGAAAAACTGATGCGCTCCATCGAAGAGCAGATCGGCATCACGGAAAACGGAAAACGCGCCTTCCGGGAGGAAATCCTGATCCGCATCTCCTATTACGCCCGCAAGGGCAAAACCTTCGACTACACTTCTCACCCGCGCTTGAAGGAAGCGATCGAGAAAAAGCTGTTCAGCGACCTGAAGGACGTGGTGAAAATCACCACCTCCAGCAAAACTCCGGATGAAACCCAGCTGAAACGAGTGAACGAAGTCGTTTCCCGACTGATCGATCATCACGGATACTGCGCCGTCTGCGCCAACGACCTGTTGACCTATGTGGGCAGTCTGCTCAACCGTTGA